A part of Lacibacter sp. H407 genomic DNA contains:
- a CDS encoding TlpA family protein disulfide reductase, whose amino-acid sequence MKQLSLFLLALLTYTLSVAQSDLPQVKIKALSGSEILFSTLASSNDTALIVSFWATWCIPCITELETINDQLEERQQITPFKLIAVSVDDTRSAARVPSFVKGRGWNFPIYFDTNSDLKRALNINDIPHILIIKNGKIIYQHTGYVPGNEEELFEAISKQ is encoded by the coding sequence ATGAAACAACTCAGTCTTTTTTTACTCGCCCTTCTTACCTATACGTTGTCTGTGGCACAATCAGATTTACCTCAGGTAAAAATCAAGGCATTATCCGGTAGCGAAATATTGTTTTCTACGTTGGCATCATCAAATGATACAGCACTCATCGTTAGCTTTTGGGCTACCTGGTGTATTCCCTGTATTACTGAATTGGAAACGATCAATGATCAGCTGGAAGAAAGGCAGCAGATAACGCCATTTAAACTCATTGCTGTTTCCGTTGATGATACCCGTAGTGCAGCACGTGTACCATCCTTTGTAAAAGGAAGAGGCTGGAACTTTCCTATTTACTTCGACACAAACAGCGATCTAAAACGTGCACTCAACATCAATGACATTCCTCATATCCTTATCATAAAAAATGGAAAGATCATCTATCAGCATACCGGGTATGTGCCGGGTAATGAAGAAGAATTATTTGAAGCTATCAGCAAACAATAA
- a CDS encoding Omp28-related outer membrane protein → MRTTNSFLSLLFIVFVFISCSKSDGTDDPVTQPPAAPLTVQLSKAQLTADGFDEVTISVKDQNNADVTSSSTIYLNNTVYTGTTFFTTASGNYQLKATRGNVESAVVALTANAPGPSPFTQKVLIEDFTGTWCGICPGTVIPLDAYTDTKPNLISMGIHGPAGSNDPFKYIYDAQLRTALGVTGVPTVVLNRDAKWNNMTATLDELAQRRAPLGLALETSVSGNNISVKAKVKFDISTSLPLKIVLVLVQDSIFYNQANYGHFGLPNPIPNFRQKNVLRSAATDIFGDLIPAAQITKGNTWEKQYSFDATGYVVGNTRVIGFVLYDANSQNRKGVLNVQIAKAGENKNFD, encoded by the coding sequence ATGCGTACTACAAATTCCTTTTTATCGCTGTTGTTCATCGTGTTTGTTTTCATCTCCTGTTCAAAATCGGATGGAACTGATGACCCCGTAACACAACCACCGGCGGCACCATTAACTGTGCAATTAAGTAAGGCGCAGCTAACAGCCGATGGATTTGATGAAGTAACCATTTCAGTAAAAGATCAGAATAATGCGGATGTAACATCGTCATCAACTATTTATTTGAATAATACGGTGTACACCGGAACAACCTTTTTTACAACTGCAAGCGGCAACTATCAGCTGAAAGCAACCAGAGGAAATGTTGAATCAGCAGTTGTTGCTCTTACTGCCAACGCCCCCGGCCCTTCACCATTTACGCAAAAAGTATTGATTGAAGATTTTACGGGAACCTGGTGTGGAATTTGTCCCGGTACAGTTATTCCGTTAGATGCTTATACAGATACAAAACCAAATCTCATTTCGATGGGTATACATGGTCCTGCAGGCAGCAATGATCCGTTCAAATACATTTATGATGCACAGCTGCGCACAGCCCTAGGTGTTACTGGCGTACCAACTGTTGTACTCAACCGGGATGCAAAATGGAATAACATGACGGCGACATTGGATGAATTGGCGCAACGACGGGCACCACTTGGGTTGGCATTGGAAACATCGGTGAGCGGAAACAATATTTCGGTGAAGGCGAAAGTGAAGTTTGATATTTCAACATCGCTGCCTTTGAAAATAGTGCTGGTGTTGGTGCAGGATAGCATATTCTATAATCAGGCAAACTATGGTCATTTCGGATTGCCGAACCCTATTCCCAATTTTCGGCAGAAGAATGTATTGCGTTCGGCCGCTACTGATATTTTTGGTGATCTGATTCCGGCCGCACAAATCACGAAAGGAAATACATGGGAGAAACAATATTCGTTTGATGCAACAGGCTACGTGGTTGGGAATACCCGGGTGATTGGCTTTGTATTGTACGATGCCAATTCACAAAACCGGAAAGGTGTGTTGAATGTGCAGATCGCCAAAGCAGGGGAGAATAAGAATTTCGATTAA
- a CDS encoding carboxymuconolactone decarboxylase family protein, with amino-acid sequence MSNLVQEFNDYRTKMNEVILSKDNLVIKRLWNLDTNTYAEGALSTQTKEMLGLVASMVLRCDDCIKYHLGKCHEEGISTAQMYEIFAVANIVGGTIVIPHTRRAAEYWEELINSNAS; translated from the coding sequence ATGAGCAATCTTGTACAGGAATTTAATGACTACCGCACCAAAATGAATGAGGTGATCTTAAGTAAAGATAATCTGGTGATCAAACGCCTTTGGAACCTCGATACCAATACGTATGCTGAGGGGGCGCTGTCAACGCAAACAAAAGAAATGCTGGGTCTTGTTGCCAGCATGGTGTTGCGTTGTGATGATTGTATCAAATATCATCTCGGTAAATGCCATGAAGAAGGAATCAGCACTGCACAGATGTATGAAATTTTTGCTGTGGCTAATATTGTAGGCGGAACCATCGTGATCCCACACACAAGAAGGGCAGCTGAATATTGGGAAGAATTGATCAATTCAAATGCGTCATAA
- a CDS encoding ABC transporter permease/M1 family aminopeptidase, producing the protein MFLQIFLFEIRYRLKRPATYIYFLVFFLFAFLSISTGSTPASEKVFHNAPWTMTNLNITFSVIMLLVCSAVMGVPLYRDIEHQTRNYLFSYPITKAGYFWGRFFGSFVFVLLIGSSLSWGAMAGAAIGPAFGWVPAERIGDFGMWNYFQSFFFFGITNLLLASVIFFSLVAVTRNVKVIYTASIFLLIAYLVASFLTTDLEQRELVKLLDPFMINTFDLETRYFTPAEKNSLLLPVTKTILLNRLIWIGISILITFFAYSRFSFVRFLQPVTEKLSKRQKKEFATAAIPKHIPFATQLFSPSQMRSTWWQLTKIEFLNIIRDNYFRAILLGGVIFLILDFWIGNTNFSVPDRPLTIFLMDYKNFNYQIFNFIILLFYTGETIHREKTTGFNIINDALPVTNTVFFFSKLCGLIAVAAVLVTIPLVAGVLIQTLKGHTTYQFDVYFTELYLLTLPGFVLMILLSFAVHLLVNNKFAGHGVALLIWITIFLLRNVGNMDYNLFFYFYTPNYTWSDINGLGHFASPLFWFNLYWLFFGTALVTIAFLFYQRGVSGSFKERWSVAKQRFKGVPSLIIILCFAGWLGTGAYNYYNVSYINNYVSTSKSRSNQALFEKTLKKYENLPQPKITAVYLNTDIYPDERKISMYSKVHIKNKTGQAIEAMHLKVGYDLKYHLLYNGKALSYESPLAYLHSAFNFLKKGKDTANYRIYKLPAAMQPGDSALLEIFSEYAYKGFVNSGYGRHIVHNGTFFDGGIPTFGYDDTDELSSDEQRKKHKLPAKNDEYPPQTDSLGKRTFLFSDDADLIHFEATVSTKKGQLAIAPGYLQKTWTKNDRTYFQYIQDTKIANMFSVISGDYNVFRDSVTISNGNKVNIEIYHQKNHAFNIDRYNAALKEGLEYFSTVYGPFQFRQMRIIEFPRYAEFAQSFPNTVPYSEALGWVADFSDPDAFDYTYFITAHELAHQWWGHQVGPNRTRGSNLIAEALAEYTALLLTERKYGKDNMKRFLKDELDKYLNGRAGESKKENTFINCNRAYQWYNKGSLILYGLRDLIGDQALNTALREFRDSFALKEEPPFPGSDDLYAFIKKHTPDSLRYYLSDTWEKITLYDNRFVNATSKEAGNGYYDVSITISSKKFYADSTGKESVAAMNDYIDIGIFAAESKNKDGRKQTNPLYLQKHKLTPGIKTITIRVKGKPIKAGIDPYNKLIDRIPDDNTGDVD; encoded by the coding sequence ATGTTTTTACAAATATTTCTATTTGAGATCAGGTATCGTTTAAAGCGGCCTGCCACTTATATCTACTTCCTGGTATTTTTTCTTTTCGCTTTTCTGTCAATTTCAACGGGTTCAACACCTGCATCAGAAAAAGTATTTCACAATGCACCGTGGACCATGACAAACCTCAACATCACCTTCAGTGTTATTATGCTGCTTGTATGTTCGGCAGTAATGGGTGTTCCGTTGTATCGTGATATTGAACATCAAACGAGGAATTATTTATTCAGTTACCCGATCACCAAAGCAGGATATTTCTGGGGACGATTCTTTGGCTCATTCGTATTTGTATTATTGATCGGCTCATCGCTCAGTTGGGGTGCAATGGCAGGCGCTGCTATTGGTCCGGCGTTTGGATGGGTGCCGGCCGAACGTATTGGCGATTTCGGTATGTGGAATTATTTTCAATCCTTCTTCTTTTTTGGTATTACGAATTTGCTGCTTGCTTCAGTGATCTTCTTTTCGCTTGTAGCAGTTACCCGAAATGTAAAAGTGATCTATACTGCCAGTATATTTTTATTGATCGCTTATTTGGTCGCATCTTTCTTAACAACAGACCTGGAACAAAGAGAACTGGTAAAGTTGCTTGATCCGTTTATGATCAATACGTTTGATCTTGAAACAAGGTATTTCACACCTGCTGAGAAAAACAGCCTGCTGTTACCTGTTACAAAAACCATTTTACTCAATCGCCTTATATGGATTGGCATTTCAATCCTTATTACCTTCTTTGCTTACAGCCGATTCAGTTTTGTACGTTTTCTGCAGCCTGTTACAGAAAAGCTTAGCAAACGGCAAAAGAAAGAATTTGCAACTGCGGCAATACCAAAACATATACCATTTGCAACGCAACTATTCAGTCCGTCACAAATGCGCAGTACCTGGTGGCAGCTCACAAAAATTGAATTCCTGAACATTATTAGAGACAATTATTTCAGAGCCATCTTACTTGGCGGGGTCATTTTTCTCATTCTTGATTTCTGGATCGGTAATACCAATTTCAGTGTGCCCGACAGGCCACTTACGATCTTTTTGATGGATTATAAGAACTTCAACTATCAGATTTTTAATTTCATTATCCTGCTGTTTTATACAGGCGAAACGATTCATCGTGAAAAAACAACAGGTTTCAATATTATAAATGATGCATTACCGGTAACCAATACTGTTTTCTTTTTTTCAAAGCTTTGCGGCCTGATTGCAGTAGCAGCGGTATTGGTAACGATTCCACTTGTTGCAGGTGTATTGATACAAACGTTGAAGGGGCATACAACCTACCAGTTTGATGTATATTTTACCGAGCTATACCTGCTGACACTTCCGGGTTTTGTATTAATGATCCTTCTTTCTTTTGCTGTACACCTGCTGGTAAACAATAAATTTGCAGGACACGGTGTAGCATTGCTCATCTGGATCACCATATTTCTGCTTCGCAATGTTGGCAATATGGATTACAATCTCTTCTTTTATTTCTATACACCAAATTACACCTGGAGCGATATTAACGGGCTTGGCCATTTTGCTTCTCCTCTGTTTTGGTTTAACCTGTATTGGTTATTCTTTGGAACAGCACTGGTAACAATTGCATTTCTGTTTTATCAACGTGGTGTTTCTGGTTCTTTCAAAGAAAGATGGAGTGTTGCAAAGCAGCGATTCAAAGGAGTGCCATCACTCATTATCATTCTATGCTTTGCAGGTTGGCTGGGCACAGGTGCCTACAATTATTATAATGTGAGTTATATTAACAACTACGTCAGTACATCTAAATCAAGATCGAATCAAGCATTGTTTGAGAAAACATTGAAGAAATATGAGAACCTCCCACAACCAAAAATAACAGCAGTTTATTTAAATACAGATATCTATCCTGATGAACGAAAGATCAGCATGTACTCGAAAGTGCATATAAAAAATAAAACCGGGCAAGCGATAGAAGCCATGCATCTGAAAGTTGGTTACGATCTCAAGTATCATCTTTTGTATAATGGAAAAGCACTCAGCTACGAATCTCCTTTGGCTTACTTACATTCGGCATTCAATTTTTTGAAGAAAGGCAAGGATACCGCTAATTACCGCATCTATAAACTTCCTGCTGCTATGCAACCCGGCGATAGTGCTTTGCTTGAAATTTTTTCTGAATATGCTTACAAGGGATTTGTTAACAGTGGTTATGGCCGCCACATCGTTCATAATGGAACTTTTTTTGATGGCGGCATTCCAACTTTTGGCTACGATGATACAGATGAGTTAAGCAGCGATGAACAACGAAAAAAACATAAACTTCCAGCAAAGAATGATGAATATCCTCCACAAACAGATTCACTGGGCAAACGTACATTTCTGTTTTCTGATGATGCTGATCTCATTCACTTTGAAGCAACGGTAAGCACGAAAAAAGGTCAACTGGCGATTGCGCCCGGCTACCTGCAAAAAACATGGACCAAAAACGATCGCACTTATTTTCAGTACATACAGGATACAAAAATTGCAAATATGTTCAGTGTAATTTCCGGCGACTACAATGTGTTTCGTGACAGTGTAACCATATCAAACGGAAACAAGGTGAACATAGAGATCTATCATCAAAAAAATCATGCGTTTAATATTGATCGTTATAACGCTGCATTAAAAGAAGGTCTTGAATATTTTTCAACTGTGTACGGACCTTTTCAGTTCAGACAAATGCGGATTATTGAATTTCCTCGCTATGCAGAATTTGCACAAAGTTTTCCTAACACTGTTCCTTATTCTGAAGCGTTGGGATGGGTTGCAGATTTTTCTGATCCTGATGCGTTTGATTATACCTATTTTATTACTGCACACGAACTCGCACATCAATGGTGGGGACACCAGGTGGGCCCAAACAGAACAAGAGGATCCAATTTAATTGCAGAAGCATTGGCAGAATATACAGCACTCCTGTTAACAGAGCGCAAGTATGGTAAGGATAATATGAAACGCTTTTTGAAAGATGAATTAGACAAATATTTAAATGGAAGAGCTGGCGAATCAAAAAAAGAAAACACGTTTATCAATTGTAACCGAGCATACCAATGGTATAATAAAGGAAGTCTCATCTTATATGGCTTGCGTGATTTAATTGGCGACCAGGCTCTCAATACAGCCTTGCGTGAATTCAGAGATAGTTTTGCTTTGAAAGAAGAACCGCCATTCCCGGGTAGCGATGATCTATACGCCTTTATCAAAAAACATACGCCCGACTCATTGCGTTACTATTTATCTGATACATGGGAGAAAATTACTCTGTACGATAACCGATTCGTCAACGCTACATCGAAAGAAGCAGGTAATGGTTATTACGATGTGAGCATTACAATTTCAAGTAAGAAGTTTTATGCTGATAGCACAGGGAAAGAATCTGTGGCAGCAATGAATGACTATATCGACATTGGAATTTTTGCAGCAGAAAGCAAAAACAAAGATGGTCGCAAACAAACCAATCCATTGTATTTGCAAAAGCACAAGTTAACGCCCGGCATAAAAACCATTACAATACGAGTGAAAGGAAAGCCGATAAAAGCAGGCATTGATCCTTACAACAAACTGATCGATCGCATTCCCGATGACAATACCGGTGATGTGGACTAA
- a CDS encoding ABC transporter ATP-binding protein, whose protein sequence is MQLTVSNLTKTYSNGVQALKNVNLSIPQGMFGLLGPNGAGKSSLMRTIATLQEADSGSVFLDDLDVLKEKAAVRKILGYLPQEFGVYPRITAEQMLDHIARLKGISNGKERKDTVTALLSRVNLYTERKKNLGTFSGGMKQRFGIAQALLGNPKLIIVDEPTAGLDPAERNRFYNLLSELGTNTIVILSTHIVEDVKTLCSDFAIICNGEVLRHDNPDEAVNEMQGRIFVKSVDKTAVEELRQQYEVVSVQMKSGQLSVRICSETDPGNGFMPTPPTLEDVYFHQISNRMDVVTL, encoded by the coding sequence ATGCAGCTTACAGTCAGCAATCTCACCAAAACGTATAGCAACGGGGTGCAGGCCCTGAAAAATGTAAACTTATCGATTCCGCAGGGAATGTTTGGTTTGCTCGGTCCCAACGGTGCAGGAAAATCATCACTCATGCGAACCATTGCTACGCTTCAGGAAGCTGACAGTGGTAGTGTTTTCCTCGACGATCTGGATGTGCTAAAGGAAAAAGCCGCCGTACGAAAAATTCTTGGCTACCTGCCGCAGGAGTTTGGCGTGTATCCGAGAATAACTGCAGAACAAATGCTCGATCATATTGCACGGCTAAAAGGTATTAGTAATGGCAAGGAAAGAAAAGATACTGTGACGGCTTTGTTGAGCCGGGTGAACTTATATACAGAGCGTAAAAAAAATCTGGGCACGTTTTCAGGCGGCATGAAACAACGGTTTGGTATTGCACAGGCTTTGCTTGGCAACCCCAAACTCATTATTGTTGATGAGCCTACTGCCGGCCTTGATCCTGCAGAACGAAACCGTTTTTATAACTTATTAAGTGAATTAGGCACAAACACAATTGTTATTCTTTCTACCCACATCGTTGAAGATGTAAAAACCTTGTGCAGTGATTTTGCGATCATCTGCAATGGTGAAGTGTTGCGACATGATAACCCTGATGAAGCTGTCAATGAAATGCAGGGAAGAATATTTGTAAAATCTGTAGATAAAACTGCTGTTGAAGAACTAAGGCAACAGTACGAAGTTGTTTCTGTACAGATGAAAAGTGGTCAGTTAAGCGTACGTATTTGTAGCGAAACCGATCCGGGTAATGGTTTTATGCCAACTCCTCCAACGTTGGAAGATGTGTATTTCCACCAGATATCCAATCGCATGGATGTAGTTACACTTTAA
- a CDS encoding 2-oxoacid:ferredoxin oxidoreductase subunit beta: protein MSDVITAPALSAKDFATDQEVRWCPGCGDYSILAQVQKVMPTLGIPKENIVIVSGIGCSSRFPYYMNTYGMHSIHGRATAVASGLKAARPDLSVWIVTGDGDGLSIGGNHTIHLLRRNFDVNILLFNNQIYGLTKGQYSPTSEERKVTKSTPFGSIDHPFNPLALAMGADATFIARSMDRDPKHLQEALIRSQKHKGASFLEIYQNCNIFNDGAFEVFTEKASKPEETLFLTHGEPLVFGAAKNKGIKLDGFKPVVVNLEEGQSKDDLWIHDENDFYKAQILVRMFDDPRNVGHLPRPFGVFYETERACYEEVMTLQIDEVIATKGKGNLDKLLRGNEVWEIM from the coding sequence ATGAGCGACGTAATAACAGCCCCTGCCCTATCCGCAAAGGATTTTGCAACCGACCAGGAAGTACGCTGGTGCCCTGGTTGTGGTGATTATTCCATTTTGGCACAGGTACAAAAAGTGATGCCAACCTTGGGTATTCCCAAAGAGAATATTGTAATTGTAAGTGGTATTGGCTGCAGCAGCCGGTTCCCTTATTATATGAACACATATGGCATGCACTCGATCCATGGCCGTGCAACAGCCGTTGCCAGCGGGTTGAAAGCAGCCCGACCGGATTTGAGTGTGTGGATCGTTACCGGCGATGGTGATGGATTGAGTATTGGTGGCAACCACACCATTCATTTGCTCCGCAGAAACTTCGACGTAAATATTCTGTTGTTCAACAACCAGATCTATGGTTTAACCAAAGGACAATATTCACCTACATCTGAAGAACGAAAAGTAACAAAGAGCACACCGTTTGGAAGTATCGATCATCCATTTAATCCATTGGCATTGGCGATGGGTGCTGATGCAACATTTATTGCACGCAGTATGGATCGTGATCCGAAACATTTGCAGGAAGCACTGATCCGCAGCCAGAAACACAAAGGCGCTTCATTTCTTGAGATCTATCAAAACTGTAACATCTTTAACGATGGTGCATTTGAAGTGTTTACTGAAAAAGCAAGTAAGCCGGAAGAAACATTGTTTCTTACTCACGGCGAACCACTTGTATTTGGTGCAGCAAAGAATAAAGGGATTAAACTCGATGGCTTTAAACCGGTAGTGGTGAATCTTGAGGAAGGACAAAGTAAAGATGATCTGTGGATCCATGATGAAAATGATTTTTACAAAGCACAGATATTGGTACGCATGTTTGATGATCCACGGAATGTTGGTCATTTGCCAAGGCCGTTCGGTGTGTTTTATGAAACAGAAAGAGCCTGCTATGAAGAAGTAATGACGTTGCAGATTGATGAAGTGATTGCTACAAAAGGCAAAGGCAATCTCGACAAACTACTTCGTGGTAATGAAGTATGGGAAATTATGTAA
- a CDS encoding 3-oxoacyl-ACP synthase III family protein: MTRSKIAGIGMYVPSHVVTNNDLTKYMDTNDEWIQERTGIKERRYAHRTEETTTTMGVEAAKVAIERAGITPQDIDFIVFATLSPDYYFPGCGVLLQRAMKMKQVGALDVRNQCSGFVYAVSVADQFIKSGMYKNILVVGAEKHSFGLDFSTRGRNVSVIFGDGAGAVVLQPTTDENRGILSTHLHSDGNDAEILAMYNPGTHANHWKEGLASFNEAELADMFMSHEMIDNAELFPNMDGPAVFKTAVVKFPEVIMEALTTNGYQPADLAMLIPHQANLRIAQFVQQKLKLRDDQVYNNIQKYGNTTAASVPIALCEAWEQGKIKDGDLVCLAAFGSGFTWASALLKW; encoded by the coding sequence ATGACCAGAAGTAAAATTGCCGGCATCGGTATGTATGTTCCATCGCATGTTGTTACGAATAATGATCTCACAAAATACATGGATACCAACGACGAATGGATCCAGGAACGAACCGGCATCAAGGAAAGAAGATATGCGCACAGAACTGAGGAGACAACCACTACCATGGGTGTGGAAGCTGCCAAAGTTGCCATTGAACGTGCAGGCATTACTCCGCAGGATATCGACTTTATAGTGTTTGCAACCTTAAGCCCTGATTATTACTTTCCGGGTTGCGGTGTTTTGTTGCAACGGGCGATGAAAATGAAACAGGTGGGTGCATTGGATGTACGTAATCAATGCAGTGGTTTTGTGTATGCTGTTTCGGTTGCCGATCAGTTTATAAAAAGCGGCATGTATAAAAATATTTTAGTGGTGGGCGCAGAGAAACATTCGTTCGGACTAGACTTCAGTACACGTGGGCGCAATGTAAGTGTGATCTTTGGCGATGGCGCAGGCGCTGTTGTTTTACAGCCAACAACTGATGAGAACCGGGGAATTCTCAGTACGCATTTGCATAGTGATGGAAATGATGCCGAAATTCTGGCTATGTATAATCCCGGAACGCATGCCAACCATTGGAAAGAAGGACTGGCAAGTTTTAATGAAGCTGAGTTGGCAGATATGTTCATGAGTCATGAAATGATTGATAATGCTGAGCTATTTCCAAATATGGATGGTCCGGCAGTATTCAAAACAGCGGTGGTAAAATTTCCGGAAGTGATCATGGAAGCGTTGACAACAAACGGATATCAACCTGCTGACTTAGCAATGTTGATCCCGCACCAGGCAAACCTTCGCATTGCACAGTTCGTGCAACAAAAATTAAAATTGCGTGACGATCAGGTATATAACAATATTCAGAAGTACGGAAATACAACAGCCGCATCGGTACCCATTGCTTTATGTGAAGCATGGGAGCAGGGAAAAATAAAAGACGGTGATCTTGTTTGCCTCGCAGCTTTTGGCAGCGGATTTACCTGGGCGAGTGCGCTCTTGAAATGGTAA
- a CDS encoding diacylglycerol/lipid kinase family protein — translation MQRRFIFLFNPRAGVQKGKPLQQLISERCATAAVHFSIEHSRADADYSSLREKIIADAVTDVVIAGGDGTISTIIAAIRDLPVNIGIIPRGSGNGLAFAAGIPKDPDKALDIIFNGTAQPVDAFLINKHFSCMLSGIGFDAQVAHDFDRQEKRGFWKYAQLTLKNLAGIKTYAFNLKANDIDLNLDAYFISIANSNQFGNQFTIAPKASLQDGMLDIVAVEKTNLLFVLLRVLWHIRFGTFTNDFGKRKGITYFQTDHLLIENKEAAPFHIDGDGKQTAAAFEVQIIPAAYSLLMP, via the coding sequence ATGCAGCGTCGCTTTATTTTTTTATTCAACCCCAGGGCAGGTGTGCAAAAAGGGAAGCCCTTGCAACAACTCATCAGCGAACGTTGTGCAACGGCTGCCGTACACTTCAGTATTGAACATAGTCGTGCTGATGCAGACTATTCTTCACTACGTGAAAAAATAATTGCTGATGCAGTAACCGATGTTGTAATAGCAGGTGGCGATGGAACTATCAGTACAATTATTGCAGCCATCAGAGACTTACCCGTAAACATCGGTATCATACCAAGAGGTTCGGGGAATGGATTGGCATTTGCTGCCGGTATTCCGAAAGATCCCGACAAGGCATTGGATATTATTTTCAACGGCACAGCACAACCTGTGGATGCGTTTCTCATCAACAAACATTTTTCCTGCATGCTCAGCGGAATTGGTTTTGATGCACAGGTTGCACATGATTTTGATCGACAGGAAAAAAGAGGATTTTGGAAGTATGCACAACTTACGCTGAAGAATTTGGCAGGTATCAAAACGTATGCATTCAATCTCAAAGCAAACGACATTGATTTAAATTTGGACGCCTACTTCATCAGTATTGCCAACAGCAACCAGTTTGGAAATCAATTTACCATTGCACCGAAGGCGAGTTTGCAGGACGGCATGCTGGATATTGTAGCAGTTGAAAAAACAAACTTGTTGTTTGTATTGCTGCGTGTATTGTGGCATATCCGCTTTGGAACATTTACAAACGATTTTGGAAAGCGAAAGGGCATCACATATTTTCAAACAGATCATTTGCTGATTGAGAATAAAGAAGCTGCCCCCTTTCATATTGATGGTGATGGAAAACAAACGGCAGCAGCATTTGAAGTACAAATAATTCCTGCTGCTTATTCTTTATTAATGCCCTGA